ACGTTGCGAAAGCGCGCTCGACGTCACCGGGACGCAGCGTGTCGTTCGAAGCCGCGATCCCCGACGTCGCCGGCACCTACGTAACATCCGAGCTAGCGCTCGGAACGCTACATTTATGAAACCCCGTCGCATCGCGTGCCTGGTCATACTGCGCTTTTCCGTGGAGGTGTGCTTGCGCGCGCGCCCGGCGCTGGCCGGTAGACCGCTGGCGATCGCGCAAGGCGATTTGCGCCGCGAGATCGTCGGGACCAGCCGCGATGCCGCCGGCGTGAACATAGGCATGACGCCCAAACAAGCGCGTGCGGCATGCCTCGGTCTCGTGGTATTGGCGCGCGACTGCGCGGCGGAGCTGGGCGCGATGCGCGAGGTGCTGGATGCATTGGAGACATGTGGTCCCGACGTCGAGGGCGCAGCGCCGGGAATGTGCTATTTCGACGCGACGCAACTGCCCGCCGGCGAGACGCAGGCGCTGGGCAGGGCGCTTGCGCTTGTCGCGGCGCTGGGGTTCACATGTGCGGCGGCGATCGCCGACGACAAATTCACGGCGAAGTGCGCGGCGCTCGTGGCGGGCGGCGGGGTCAGCATCGTACCGGCGGGCGGCAGTGCCGCGTTTTTGGCGCCGCTGCCTGTGGGGCTCTTGCCGCTGGCGCCGGGCGATGGCGATCGATTCGATCTGCTCGGACTGCGCACGCTCGGGCAGATCGCGGCGCTGCCGACCGGCCCGCTGTCGCTGCGTTTCGGCGAGCGCGCGCGTGGTTATGCGAAGCTAGCGCGTGGGGGCGATGACGAACCATTACAGCCTCGCCATGAGACGGTGGTGCATGAAGATCGCTTTGCGTTCGATGAGGCGGTGGACAACGTAGAGCCGGTCCTGTTCGCGCTGCGCGGCTGCATAGCAAACGTCGCCGCGCGGCTCGCAGGCCGAGCGCAGACCTGCGATCGCGTCGAGATCGTGCTCAATGCTGATACCCTCATCCCTGTGATCTTGGCCGAACCGACGTCGTCGGCGGAGAACATCTTCCATCTAGCCCGCATCGCGCTGGAGTCGCGCGAGATGCTGGAGTCGATCGCGGTGATAACGGTCCGCGCTGCGCCTTGCGGTCAAGCGCCGCCGCAGCTCTCGCTCTTCGACGGCTCTGCGTCATCGCGCCGCGCCGCGTTGGCAGCCACGCTGGCGCGTTTACGCGCCGCGCTGGATCCGCAAGACATCGTGATGTTGACGCCGACGCCGGCGCGTTCGCGCTTGCCCGAGCGCATGCAGCAAGCGACGCCGATCGCCTCGCCACAGGATTTAACTCAACTGAAATGTAGTGCCGGGGCTTTAGCCCCGGAAAACAAGCCGTGGGCGCCGGCGCTGCGGCTCGTCGATCCTCCCAAGCCCATGACTGCGCCGGAGCAACAGGCGTGGTGCGCGGGTCCTTTCCGCTTGAGCGAAAGCTGGTGGGAACGGCCGATCGAGCGCGATTACTATCAGATGACCGACCCCGCCGGCGCGCTGCTGCTCGTCTTTCAAGACGCGCGCGACGGCAACTGGTATCTGCAAGGCGTTTTTGATTGACTGTATGCAAGAATACGCTGAGCTCCATTGCCATTCCAACTTCTCGCTGCTGGACGGCGGTTCGCATCCGGAAGAGCTGATCGAACGCGCCAAGGCTTTGGGGCTGCGCGGCATCGCCATCACCGATCGCGACGGGCTCTATGGCGCGGTGCGTTTCGCGCAGACGGCACGCGACAGCGGCGTTGCCGCCATCATCGGGACCGAGCTCACGCTGGAAGATGAAAGCCACCTCATCCTGCTCGCCGAGAACAAACAGGGCTACGCCAATCTCTCGCGCCTGATCAGCCGTGCTCATCTGGATCACGAGCGCGGCAAACCGCATACCGCATACGAGACGCTGGCCCATACGTCGAAGGGGCTCATCGCGCTTTCGGGCTGTGAGAAGGGAGCGATACCCCAAGCCCTCGCGCGCGGCGACTTCCGCGACGCCTGCGAACGCGCGTCGCGCATGCGCGACATCTTCGGCTGGGGGAATTTCTGGATCGAATTGCAGCGCCACTTGCTGCCCGAGGACGGTCCGCGCATCCGCGCGCTGGCTGAAGTCGCACGCACCTTGGATTGCGGGCTCGTCGCCACCGGGGGCGTGCATTACGCGCTGCCCGAGCATCGCGAACTCGCCGACGTGCTGACCTGCGTGCGTTTGAAGACCACGCTCGACGATGCCGGCACGCGCCTGCGCCCCAACGGCGAGTACTTCTTGCGCTCGCCGGCGGAGATGCACAGGCTTTTTCGCGAGCATCCACGCGCCGTGACCGGCAGCGTCGCCATCGCCGAGCGCTGCGCGTTCCGCCTCGAACGGCTGCGCAACGAGTTTCCCGACTTCCAACTGCCTCCCGGCGAGACGCCGTTCTCCTATCTCTACGCGCTGGTGCAAGAAGGCGTGCGCCGCCGCTACCGGCCGGTGACGCCCGAGGTCAGCAAGCAGATCGCGCACGAGCTGGCGGTGATCGAAAAACTGGATCTGGCGGGCTACTTCCTCATCGTTTGGGACATCGTGCGCTTTGCGATGGAGCGCAAGATCCTCGTGCAGGGGCGCGGCTCGGCGGCCAACTCCGCGGTGTGCTACGCGCTCAACATCACGAGCGTGGATCCGGTCGGCTTGAAACTGCTCTTCGAACGCTTTTTGTCCGAGGAGCGCGAGGAGCTGCCCGACATCGATTTGGACTGCCCATCCGGCGATCAGCGCGAGTCCATCATCCAGTACATCTACCAGCGCTACGGGCGCGAGCACGCCGCCATGGTGGCGGAGGTCATATGCTATCGCGCGCGCTCGGCCGTGCGCGACGTGGGCAAAGCGATCGGCTTGTCGCTCGATCAGGTGGACGCGCTTGCTAAGGCCCTGGATTCGCACTCGGCGACGCGGGTGGAAGCAGAAGCCGCCGAGGTAGCGCAGGCGCAAGGCGTGCCGCGCGACGTCGCCATGCGCGTCTCCGCGCATGGCGAACCAACACCGCTTTCTGCCGCTGAGGTCGCAGAGGCGTTTGAGGTGCTGCCGCAAGCGCTCAAAGTCGATCTCACGAGCAACGCCGCGCGCCGCCTCTACGAGCTGTGCCGGCGCATCGACGATTTCCCGCGCCATTTGAGCCAGCACGTCGGCGGCATGGTCATCACGCGTTCGCCGCTCATCGAAGTGGCGCCGCTCGAGCAGGCCGCCATGCCGGATCGCACGATCTTGTGTTGGGACAAAGACGACAGCGCCACGCTCGGGCTCATCAAGATCGACATCTTAGGCCTAGGCATGCTCGACGCCATCGAGCTGTGCATCAAGGAGATCGAGCGCGTGCGCGGCGTGAAGGTGGATCTGACCGATCTGCGCGCCTGCGACGATCCCA
This window of the Candidatus Tumulicola sp. genome carries:
- a CDS encoding DNA polymerase Y family protein, with translation MKPRRIACLVILRFSVEVCLRARPALAGRPLAIAQGDLRREIVGTSRDAAGVNIGMTPKQARAACLGLVVLARDCAAELGAMREVLDALETCGPDVEGAAPGMCYFDATQLPAGETQALGRALALVAALGFTCAAAIADDKFTAKCAALVAGGGVSIVPAGGSAAFLAPLPVGLLPLAPGDGDRFDLLGLRTLGQIAALPTGPLSLRFGERARGYAKLARGGDDEPLQPRHETVVHEDRFAFDEAVDNVEPVLFALRGCIANVAARLAGRAQTCDRVEIVLNADTLIPVILAEPTSSAENIFHLARIALESREMLESIAVITVRAAPCGQAPPQLSLFDGSASSRRAALAATLARLRAALDPQDIVMLTPTPARSRLPERMQQATPIASPQDLTQLKCSAGALAPENKPWAPALRLVDPPKPMTAPEQQAWCAGPFRLSESWWERPIERDYYQMTDPAGALLLVFQDARDGNWYLQGVFD
- the dnaE gene encoding DNA polymerase III subunit alpha, giving the protein MQEYAELHCHSNFSLLDGGSHPEELIERAKALGLRGIAITDRDGLYGAVRFAQTARDSGVAAIIGTELTLEDESHLILLAENKQGYANLSRLISRAHLDHERGKPHTAYETLAHTSKGLIALSGCEKGAIPQALARGDFRDACERASRMRDIFGWGNFWIELQRHLLPEDGPRIRALAEVARTLDCGLVATGGVHYALPEHRELADVLTCVRLKTTLDDAGTRLRPNGEYFLRSPAEMHRLFREHPRAVTGSVAIAERCAFRLERLRNEFPDFQLPPGETPFSYLYALVQEGVRRRYRPVTPEVSKQIAHELAVIEKLDLAGYFLIVWDIVRFAMERKILVQGRGSAANSAVCYALNITSVDPVGLKLLFERFLSEEREELPDIDLDCPSGDQRESIIQYIYQRYGREHAAMVAEVICYRARSAVRDVGKAIGLSLDQVDALAKALDSHSATRVEAEAAEVAQAQGVPRDVAMRVSAHGEPTPLSAAEVAEAFEVLPQALKVDLTSNAARRLYELCRRIDDFPRHLSQHVGGMVITRSPLIEVAPLEQAAMPDRTILCWDKDDSATLGLIKIDILGLGMLDAIELCIKEIERVRGVKVDLTDLRACDDPKVYDMLCEADTVGLFQVESRAQMATLPRLRPRNFYDIAIEVAIIRPGPIQGDMVHPYLRRRKGLEPVTYPHPSLKPVLERTLGVPLFQEQGMRMAVEAAGFTPGQADELRRAMGHKRSHEKMARLHAALVEGLKKNGIDEATGERLFQMLNAFADFGFPESHAASFALIVYVSGYLRAYYAPEFCASLLNAQPMGFYSPSTLVADARRHDVMVLPPDVNRSHYACTTEHIEGGQHATALRIGLSQVRGIGAKHKELLETQRVQAPYADLRDFIVRTQLPKDILESLAAVDAFACFGLTRRASLWEVQRMAELPRIGALERDMPIDEPKVRLPRMMPIEEASADFWGLGLSARYQVIQFFRKELDKQRIRRAIDLPALPNRLILKVAGVVTTRQRPGTAKGFVFTTMEDETGLINVIIRPDVYQRYRPVARDEPAVIVEGALQKENGVVNVLARRFWKLDLDSLADGLSSRDFH